Proteins from a genomic interval of Streptomyces sp. NBC_01445:
- a CDS encoding M4 family metallopeptidase, which produces MTPHISRFTKKRSTLAIATAVAAGALLTAGMTTGASAQPVADATPGAAPMKLSGAARAGLLQDANAKKAETAKELNLDSKEKLVVRDVVKDRDGTTHTRYERTYDGLPVLGGDLVVHESKAGKSEGVTRATSKRIAVSTASASLKAAPEGARKVVWAASGTPRLAYEKVVTGTQKDGTPRKLHVVTDAATGKKIFEWDAIHTGAGESQYSGSVTVGSTKSGSSYALTDAERGGHSTYDLKHGSSGKGTLFTDADDKWGDGTTNDAATAAVDAAYGAQVTWDYYKDVQGRSGINGDGKGAYSRVHYGNAYVNAFWDDSCFCMTYGDGEGDKKPLTSIDVAGHEMSHGVTAATAGLIYSGESGGLNEATSDIFGTAVEFHANNPKDVGDYLIGEKIDINGDGSPLRYMDKPSKDGASLDNWKAGAGNVDVHYSSGIANHFFYLLSEGSGKKEINGVSYDSPTADGQPAAGIGRDKAEKIWFKALTSYFTTNTDYANARKGTLSAASDLYGADSAEYKAVDRAWAAVNVK; this is translated from the coding sequence GTGACCCCCCACATATCGCGCTTCACCAAGAAGCGTTCGACTCTGGCCATCGCCACCGCCGTTGCCGCCGGAGCCCTGCTGACCGCCGGTATGACCACCGGCGCGTCCGCGCAGCCCGTGGCCGACGCGACGCCGGGCGCCGCGCCGATGAAGCTCTCGGGCGCCGCCCGCGCCGGCCTCCTCCAGGACGCCAACGCGAAGAAGGCCGAGACGGCCAAGGAGTTGAACCTCGACTCCAAGGAGAAGCTCGTCGTCCGCGACGTGGTCAAGGACCGCGACGGCACGACGCACACCCGCTACGAGCGCACCTACGACGGACTCCCGGTCCTCGGCGGCGACCTGGTCGTCCACGAGTCCAAGGCCGGCAAGTCCGAGGGCGTCACCCGCGCGACCTCGAAGAGAATCGCCGTGTCGACGGCCTCCGCCTCCCTCAAGGCCGCCCCCGAGGGCGCCCGCAAGGTGGTCTGGGCGGCGTCGGGCACCCCGCGCCTCGCCTACGAGAAGGTCGTCACCGGCACGCAGAAGGACGGCACGCCGCGCAAGCTGCACGTCGTCACGGACGCCGCGACCGGCAAGAAGATCTTCGAGTGGGACGCGATCCACACCGGCGCCGGCGAGAGCCAGTACAGCGGCAGCGTGACGGTCGGCTCCACCAAGTCCGGCTCCTCGTACGCCCTCACGGACGCGGAGCGCGGCGGCCACAGCACGTACGACCTCAAGCACGGGTCGTCCGGCAAGGGCACGCTGTTCACCGACGCGGACGACAAGTGGGGCGACGGCACCACCAACGACGCGGCCACGGCCGCGGTCGACGCCGCCTACGGCGCCCAGGTGACGTGGGACTACTACAAGGACGTCCAGGGCCGCAGCGGCATCAACGGCGACGGCAAGGGCGCGTACTCGCGGGTCCACTACGGCAACGCGTACGTCAACGCGTTCTGGGACGACAGCTGCTTCTGCATGACGTACGGCGACGGCGAGGGCGACAAGAAGCCCCTGACGTCGATCGACGTGGCGGGCCACGAGATGTCGCACGGCGTCACGGCGGCGACCGCGGGCCTCATCTACAGCGGTGAGTCCGGCGGTCTGAACGAGGCCACGTCCGACATCTTCGGCACCGCGGTCGAGTTCCACGCGAACAACCCCAAGGACGTCGGCGACTACCTCATCGGCGAGAAGATCGACATCAACGGCGACGGCTCCCCGCTGCGCTACATGGACAAGCCGAGCAAGGACGGCGCGTCCCTCGACAACTGGAAGGCCGGCGCGGGCAACGTCGACGTCCACTACTCGTCGGGCATCGCCAACCACTTCTTCTACCTGCTGTCGGAGGGCAGCGGGAAGAAGGAGATCAACGGGGTCTCGTACGACTCCCCGACCGCGGACGGCCAGCCGGCCGCGGGCATCGGCCGCGACAAGGCCGAGAAGATCTGGTTCAAGGCCCTGACGTCGTACTTCACGACGAACACGGACTACGCCAACGCGCGCAAGGGCACGCTGAGCGCGGCGTCCGACCTGTACGGCGCCGACTCGGCGGAGT